One genomic window of Azospirillum sp. TSH58 includes the following:
- a CDS encoding ATP-binding protein has translation MPSKSHHRPLVLLVLAALLPLVALSAAFGGAWLRGQQSAMESNAVSLVDRMSALVDRELSAQMDALKAVAASPLLDGLAAGREVDAVAFFEYAERVQGALPLWSTIVLSDVEGNRLVDAPFLVGGVRGRVLDMDSHRRVVETGKPVVGTILRGPRGVHAFPIRVPVTRNGVTVAVLSAVVMPEGFQSLLFGNSLPPGWIAAVIDAEGRLVARAGGAPNLIGRHASETALHARRTAGSGVYDGVSLEGAPTVVAFRKLHDYGWSVHFAMPRDAYRAPVSNALWLAGAGALASLLMAGAFLWLLVRELRLRRRQEAAREESLRLESLGRMTGGVAHDIANLLTVVMSGIAVIRSRPNDPDRITRVLPEIEGAVTRGQALMRQMAAFGRRSVYEPVPFRLQDRKAALEALLARSAGSAVDTALIVPDSLWPIIADPDAMEVALLNLAVNARDAMPDGGTLTVMAENRSLPGRRGDDTGLTGDFVALAVRDTGTGIPPEHLRRIFEPFFTTKPDGKGTGLGLSQVFGFARQSGGTVTVTSTVGAGTTMTLYLPRAATGRDPG, from the coding sequence TTGCCGTCGAAGTCCCACCATCGTCCGCTGGTCCTTCTGGTGCTGGCCGCGTTGCTGCCGCTGGTTGCCCTGTCGGCGGCTTTCGGCGGCGCCTGGCTGCGGGGGCAGCAAAGCGCGATGGAGTCCAACGCCGTCTCCCTGGTGGACCGCATGTCGGCCCTGGTGGACCGCGAGCTGTCCGCGCAGATGGACGCGCTGAAGGCGGTGGCGGCGTCGCCCCTGCTGGACGGTCTGGCCGCGGGCCGCGAGGTCGATGCCGTGGCCTTCTTCGAATACGCCGAACGGGTGCAGGGCGCGCTTCCCCTGTGGTCGACCATCGTCCTCAGCGATGTCGAGGGGAACCGGCTGGTCGACGCCCCCTTCCTGGTGGGCGGCGTCCGGGGCAGGGTGCTGGACATGGACAGCCACCGGCGCGTGGTGGAGACGGGCAAGCCGGTGGTCGGCACGATCCTGCGCGGCCCGCGCGGCGTCCACGCCTTCCCCATCCGCGTTCCGGTGACGCGCAACGGCGTGACGGTCGCCGTCCTGTCGGCGGTGGTTATGCCGGAGGGATTCCAGAGCCTGCTGTTCGGCAACAGCCTGCCGCCGGGCTGGATCGCCGCCGTCATCGACGCCGAAGGGCGTCTGGTGGCGCGGGCCGGCGGCGCCCCGAACCTGATCGGACGCCACGCCAGCGAAACCGCGCTCCACGCCCGCCGCACCGCCGGAAGCGGCGTTTACGACGGGGTGAGCCTGGAGGGCGCGCCGACCGTGGTCGCCTTCCGCAAGCTTCACGACTATGGATGGTCGGTCCATTTCGCGATGCCGCGGGACGCCTATCGGGCGCCGGTCTCCAACGCGCTGTGGCTGGCCGGGGCGGGGGCGCTGGCCAGCCTGCTGATGGCGGGCGCCTTCCTCTGGCTCCTCGTCCGCGAATTGCGGCTGCGCCGCCGCCAGGAGGCGGCGCGGGAGGAAAGCCTGCGGCTGGAGTCCCTGGGCCGCATGACCGGCGGCGTCGCCCACGACATCGCCAATCTGCTGACCGTCGTGATGAGCGGCATCGCCGTCATCCGCAGCCGCCCCAACGACCCGGACCGCATCACCCGCGTGCTGCCCGAGATCGAGGGGGCGGTGACGCGCGGGCAGGCGCTGATGCGGCAGATGGCCGCCTTCGGCCGCCGCAGCGTCTACGAGCCGGTGCCCTTCCGCCTGCAGGACCGCAAGGCGGCGCTGGAGGCCCTGCTGGCGCGCTCCGCCGGCAGCGCGGTGGACACCGCCCTGATCGTTCCGGACAGCCTCTGGCCGATCATCGCCGATCCGGACGCCATGGAGGTGGCGCTGCTCAATCTGGCGGTGAACGCGCGCGACGCCATGCCGGACGGCGGCACGCTGACCGTCATGGCGGAAAACCGGAGCCTGCCGGGCCGGCGGGGCGACGACACCGGGCTGACCGGCGATTTCGTCGCGCTGGCCGTCCGCGACACCGGAACCGGCATCCCGCCGGAGCATCTGCGCCGAATCTTCGAGCCCTTCTTCACGACCAAGCCGGACGGGAAGGGGACCGGGCTGGGGCTCAGCCAGGTCTTCGGCTTTGCCCGGCAATCGGGCGGGACGGTCACGGTGACCAGCACCGTCGGCGCCGGCACCACCATGACGCTCTATCTGCCGCGGGCGGCGACGGGTCGGGATCCCGGCTGA
- a CDS encoding PAS domain-containing protein: MTLLARLFLLVLLAVLPALGIQAYSVFQFRAERAEEVAAQAERLLHLVEGEQARIVDGARLMVTSIAESATLRSGDFAQCQAHLIRLAQRAPEYRNLSVLDRDGAVLCSATPDGAPAAAGLPNAQRPYVRRALEEGRFIVGEWTTPGPAAEPGTAMLPFAVPFRDEAGAVAGVVTLGLDLPWLATNFAARPLPENASLLVTDRNGTILVKLPNGIAQRGERVPQPYLNLLGETRGGVTTLPGMDGVARVLAYSPSRQGTRDLFISVGLDHTAVAGTIDRATRQGLLMTLTGLLVAILAAWIGGTLFIRRPVEALIRATQGWSAGNSSARAGLVDRKSEIGQLGRAFDAMAETLEARERALRGSEEHLRAVLDALPTFVGVLSPAGDVLQVNQTAVQASGLPVEQIVGHPFHEACRRAFAGAAGERLRDAVERAAHGDSTRFDAPVRIAGDRAAIMEMRVTPMHGSDGRITHLIVSGIDITERKSTEEALRVANERFRTALRNSGVVVFNQDCALRYTWMHNPALGFTAERVVGKTDVEVFEDAADAEALTAIKRRALETGEGVREEVRIRLAGQDHFYDMTIDPLRGPDGTLAGITCAAVDVTGRKQAEADLRRAREEAEHAAVGKSKFLAVASHDLRQPVQSLYLFAAALGDRLQGHPSLPLLDNMRQALDTLKGLLDGLLDMSRLESGKIAANPVEVRLGQVLGRLVAEYAPRAAQKGLELRAVPTRAWVRTDPSHLERILRNLIENALRYTRQGRILIGCRRSGPDRLRVEVWDSGVGIPADRLEDIFEEFTQIQGSGDRGLGLGLAIVKRLSKLLDHRVRVRSKEGIGSVFSVEMPRVVVEKPRAAAAPPAMDLFRQAANDCATKGMVLVIDDEAIILLGLKAMLEGWGYSVLTARSGDQALERLRADGRRPQIVLADYQLQQGRTGPEALAAVQGLVGKDVPGIILTGDTAPERLDEARRKGFSILHKPVFPNDLRKMMANAGAA, translated from the coding sequence ATGACCTTGCTGGCCCGCCTTTTCCTGCTGGTGCTTCTGGCCGTCCTGCCGGCCCTGGGCATCCAGGCCTACAGCGTGTTCCAGTTCCGTGCGGAGCGCGCCGAGGAAGTCGCGGCACAGGCCGAGCGGCTGCTGCATCTGGTCGAGGGGGAGCAGGCGCGGATCGTCGACGGCGCGCGGCTGATGGTCACCTCCATCGCGGAATCCGCCACCCTGCGGTCCGGCGACTTCGCCCAGTGCCAGGCCCATCTGATCCGGCTCGCCCAACGCGCCCCCGAATACCGCAACCTGTCCGTCCTCGACCGCGACGGCGCCGTCCTGTGCAGCGCCACGCCCGACGGCGCGCCCGCCGCCGCCGGCCTTCCCAACGCCCAGCGCCCCTATGTCCGCCGCGCGCTGGAGGAGGGGCGGTTCATCGTCGGCGAATGGACGACTCCCGGTCCGGCGGCGGAACCCGGCACCGCCATGCTGCCCTTCGCGGTGCCCTTCCGCGACGAGGCCGGCGCCGTCGCCGGGGTGGTGACGCTCGGCCTCGACCTGCCCTGGCTGGCCACCAACTTCGCGGCGCGCCCCCTGCCCGAGAACGCCAGCCTGCTGGTCACCGACCGCAACGGCACCATCCTGGTCAAGCTGCCCAACGGCATCGCCCAGCGCGGCGAGCGCGTGCCGCAACCCTATCTGAACCTGCTGGGCGAAACGCGCGGCGGAGTCACCACCCTGCCCGGGATGGACGGGGTGGCGCGGGTGCTGGCCTATTCGCCGTCCCGCCAGGGCACGCGCGACCTGTTCATCAGCGTCGGGCTCGACCACACCGCCGTGGCCGGCACCATCGACCGCGCCACCCGCCAGGGCCTGCTGATGACGCTGACCGGGCTGCTGGTCGCCATCCTGGCCGCCTGGATCGGCGGCACCCTGTTCATCCGCCGCCCGGTCGAAGCGCTGATCCGCGCCACCCAGGGGTGGAGCGCCGGCAACTCCAGCGCGCGGGCCGGTCTGGTGGACCGCAAGTCGGAGATCGGCCAGCTCGGCCGCGCCTTCGACGCCATGGCCGAGACGCTGGAGGCCCGCGAGCGCGCGCTGCGCGGCTCGGAGGAGCATCTGCGCGCCGTGCTGGACGCGCTGCCGACCTTCGTCGGCGTGCTGAGCCCGGCGGGCGACGTGCTCCAGGTCAACCAGACCGCCGTCCAGGCGTCCGGCCTGCCGGTCGAGCAGATCGTCGGCCACCCCTTCCACGAGGCCTGCCGGCGCGCCTTCGCCGGCGCCGCGGGCGAGCGCCTGCGCGACGCGGTGGAACGCGCCGCCCACGGCGACTCCACACGCTTCGACGCGCCGGTGCGCATCGCCGGGGATCGCGCGGCGATCATGGAGATGCGGGTCACCCCGATGCACGGAAGCGACGGGCGGATCACCCACCTGATCGTCTCGGGCATCGACATCACCGAGCGCAAGTCCACCGAGGAGGCGCTGCGCGTCGCCAACGAGCGCTTCCGCACGGCGCTGCGCAACTCCGGCGTCGTGGTGTTCAACCAGGATTGCGCCCTGCGCTACACCTGGATGCACAACCCGGCCCTCGGCTTCACGGCGGAGCGCGTCGTCGGCAAGACCGACGTCGAAGTGTTCGAGGACGCCGCCGACGCCGAAGCCCTGACCGCCATCAAGCGCCGGGCGCTGGAGACCGGCGAGGGCGTCCGCGAGGAGGTCCGCATCCGCCTCGCCGGGCAGGACCATTTCTACGACATGACCATCGACCCGCTGCGCGGCCCGGACGGCACGCTGGCCGGCATCACCTGCGCCGCCGTGGATGTGACCGGCCGCAAGCAGGCCGAGGCCGACCTGCGCCGCGCGCGGGAGGAGGCGGAGCACGCCGCCGTCGGCAAGTCCAAGTTCCTGGCCGTCGCCAGCCACGACCTGCGCCAGCCCGTGCAGTCGCTCTACCTCTTCGCCGCCGCCCTGGGCGACCGTCTGCAGGGCCACCCCAGCCTGCCGCTGCTCGACAACATGCGTCAGGCGCTGGACACGCTGAAGGGTCTGCTGGACGGTCTGCTCGACATGTCGCGGCTGGAATCCGGCAAGATCGCCGCCAACCCGGTGGAGGTCCGGCTGGGGCAGGTCCTGGGCCGTCTGGTTGCCGAATACGCGCCGCGCGCCGCCCAGAAGGGGCTGGAACTGCGCGCCGTCCCGACGCGGGCCTGGGTGCGCACCGATCCGTCGCATCTGGAGCGCATCCTGCGCAACCTGATCGAGAACGCGCTGCGCTACACCCGCCAGGGCCGCATCCTGATCGGCTGCCGCCGCAGCGGTCCCGACCGGCTGCGCGTCGAGGTGTGGGACAGCGGCGTCGGCATCCCCGCCGACCGGCTGGAGGACATTTTCGAGGAGTTCACCCAGATCCAGGGCAGCGGCGACCGCGGCCTGGGCCTCGGCCTCGCCATCGTCAAGCGCCTGTCGAAACTGCTCGACCACCGCGTGCGCGTGCGCTCGAAGGAGGGGATCGGCTCCGTCTTCTCGGTGGAGATGCCGCGCGTCGTCGTGGAGAAGCCCCGTGCCGCCGCCGCCCCGCCCGCCATGGACCTCTTCCGGCAGGCCGCCAACGACTGCGCGACCAAGGGCATGGTGCTGGTCATCGACGACGAGGCGATCATCCTGCTCGGCCTGAAGGCGATGCTGGAGGGCTGGGGCTACAGCGTGCTGACCGCGCGCTCGGGGGATCAGGCGCTGGAACGGCTGCGCGCCGACGGGCGCCGCCCGCAGATCGTGCTGGCCGACTACCAGCTCCAGCAGGGGCGGACCGGTCCGGAAGCGCTGGCCGCGGTGCAGGGGCTGGTCGGCAAGGACGTGCCGGGCATCATCCTGACCGGCGACACCGCCCCGGAACGGCTGGACGAGGCCCGCCGCAAGGGCTTCAGCATCCTGCACAAGCCGGTCTTCCCCAACGACCTGCGCAAGATGATGGCGAACGCCGGGGCCGCGTGA
- a CDS encoding ABC transporter substrate-binding protein: protein MRKTSWMAGALAAAVAGLCAVSASAQTKVTVAMSGWTGFAPITLAKETGIFKKNGIEVEIKKMPTSNRHQAMAAGEVQAITTTVDTHLLYASSGVDVTQVLVLDSSHGGDGIVVRDAVNSLADLKGKQVAVQYGGVPQFWLAYVLKKNGLSIGEVQTVNLQPSDAANAFVAGQFDAAVTYEPYLSKVREANGKIIVTSDQTPGVIIDTLAFQPDYIQKNPKVVKAFVDSWFEALDAIKQDEKKAFEIMARDVNQTPEQFASSAKTVLWYDKAGNVEYLTKTMPTFIKEVQDVMLEAKLIRKAPPSLDSMTDTSFVK from the coding sequence ATGAGGAAGACGTCGTGGATGGCCGGAGCCCTGGCGGCGGCCGTCGCCGGGCTGTGCGCGGTTTCGGCCTCGGCGCAGACCAAGGTGACCGTGGCGATGAGCGGCTGGACCGGCTTCGCGCCGATCACGCTGGCCAAGGAAACCGGCATCTTCAAGAAGAACGGCATCGAGGTCGAGATCAAGAAGATGCCGACCTCCAACCGCCACCAGGCGATGGCGGCGGGCGAGGTGCAGGCGATCACCACCACGGTGGACACGCACCTGCTCTACGCCTCCTCCGGCGTGGACGTGACCCAGGTGCTGGTGCTCGACAGCTCGCACGGCGGCGACGGCATCGTCGTGCGCGACGCGGTCAACAGCCTCGCCGACCTGAAGGGCAAGCAGGTGGCCGTGCAGTATGGCGGCGTGCCGCAGTTCTGGCTGGCCTATGTGCTGAAGAAGAACGGCCTGTCGATCGGCGAGGTGCAGACCGTCAACCTCCAGCCGTCCGACGCCGCCAACGCCTTCGTCGCCGGCCAGTTCGACGCCGCCGTGACCTATGAGCCGTACCTGTCCAAGGTGCGCGAGGCCAACGGCAAGATCATCGTCACGTCGGACCAGACGCCGGGCGTCATCATCGACACGCTGGCCTTCCAGCCCGACTACATCCAGAAGAACCCGAAGGTCGTGAAGGCCTTCGTCGACAGCTGGTTCGAGGCGCTGGACGCGATCAAGCAGGACGAGAAGAAGGCCTTCGAGATCATGGCCCGCGACGTCAACCAGACGCCGGAACAGTTCGCCAGCTCCGCCAAGACCGTGCTCTGGTACGACAAGGCCGGCAACGTCGAGTATCTGACCAAGACGATGCCGACCTTCATCAAGGAGGTCCAGGACGTGATGCTGGAGGCCAAGCTGATCCGCAAGGCCCCGCCGAGCCTGGACAGCATGACCGACACGTCCTTCGTGAAGTAA
- a CDS encoding ABC transporter permease, translating to MSPLFTPLKPVAPALRTVLGIACFVLFFLGWGIATYGGFVKPLFLASPGDTLTAGIALFREFGFAEDIAVTVWRVFAGFVMAAALAVPLGILMGAFKPVEAFFEAFVSFARYLPASAFIPLLILWAGVGELQKILVIFIGSVFQLVIMVTVIVSGIRTDLVEAAYTLGAKRDGVVLRVLLPAASPQIFEALRLVLGWAWTYVIVAELVGASRGIGHMIIDAQRFLDTGQMIFGIFVIGVIGLITDLLFRALNARLFPWAKGR from the coding sequence ATGTCCCCCCTCTTCACTCCGCTGAAGCCGGTCGCTCCGGCGCTGCGCACGGTGCTGGGCATCGCCTGTTTCGTGCTGTTCTTCCTGGGCTGGGGCATCGCCACCTACGGCGGCTTCGTGAAGCCGCTGTTCCTGGCCTCGCCCGGCGACACGCTGACGGCGGGCATCGCGCTGTTCCGGGAGTTCGGCTTCGCCGAGGACATCGCCGTCACGGTCTGGCGCGTCTTCGCCGGCTTCGTCATGGCCGCCGCGCTGGCGGTGCCGCTGGGCATCCTGATGGGGGCCTTCAAGCCGGTGGAGGCCTTCTTCGAGGCCTTCGTGTCCTTCGCCCGCTACCTGCCGGCCTCGGCCTTCATCCCGCTGCTGATCCTGTGGGCGGGCGTGGGCGAGCTGCAGAAGATCCTGGTCATCTTCATCGGCTCGGTCTTCCAGCTCGTCATCATGGTGACGGTCATCGTGTCGGGCATCCGCACCGATCTGGTGGAGGCCGCCTACACGCTGGGCGCCAAGCGCGACGGCGTGGTGCTGCGCGTCCTGCTGCCCGCCGCCTCACCGCAGATCTTCGAGGCGCTGCGCCTCGTGCTCGGCTGGGCCTGGACCTACGTGATCGTCGCGGAGTTGGTGGGCGCGTCGCGCGGCATCGGCCACATGATCATCGACGCCCAGCGCTTTCTCGACACCGGCCAGATGATCTTCGGCATCTTCGTCATCGGCGTGATCGGCCTGATCACCGACCTGCTGTTCCGGGCGCTCAACGCCCGTCTCTTCCCGTGGGCCAAAGGACGATAA
- a CDS encoding ABC transporter ATP-binding protein, whose protein sequence is MSKLSIRNVEKTFPSRNNTAPTRALVPTSLEVADNDFITILGPSGCGKSTLLRIVAGLETPTAGEVLLEGKAVSGPGPDRGMVFQSYTLFPWLTVRDNVCFGLRERGLPRAEQLAIADRFLAQVGLKGFENHHPAQLSGGMQQRTALARALANDPKMLLLDEPFGALDHQTRELMQELLLGIWEADRKTVMFVTHDIDEAIFMASRVVVMSARPGRIKCDIPIDLPHPRSYKVKTTPEFAAYKERLTEEIRVETIKAVTMER, encoded by the coding sequence ATGAGCAAGCTGTCCATCCGCAACGTCGAGAAGACCTTCCCCAGCCGCAACAACACGGCGCCCACCCGCGCGCTGGTGCCGACGAGCCTGGAGGTCGCCGACAACGACTTCATCACCATCCTGGGACCGTCGGGCTGCGGCAAGTCCACGCTGCTGCGGATCGTCGCCGGTCTGGAAACCCCCACCGCCGGCGAGGTGCTGCTGGAGGGCAAGGCGGTGTCCGGCCCCGGCCCCGACCGCGGCATGGTCTTCCAGTCCTACACCCTGTTCCCCTGGCTGACCGTGCGCGACAACGTCTGCTTCGGCCTGCGCGAGCGCGGCCTGCCGCGGGCGGAGCAGTTGGCGATCGCCGACCGCTTCCTGGCCCAGGTCGGGCTGAAGGGCTTCGAGAACCACCACCCCGCCCAGCTGTCCGGCGGCATGCAGCAGCGCACCGCGCTGGCCCGGGCGCTGGCCAACGACCCGAAGATGCTGCTGCTCGACGAGCCGTTCGGCGCGCTGGACCACCAGACGCGCGAGCTGATGCAGGAACTGCTGCTGGGCATCTGGGAGGCCGACCGCAAGACGGTGATGTTCGTCACCCACGACATCGACGAGGCCATCTTCATGGCCAGCCGCGTGGTGGTGATGTCGGCCCGCCCCGGCCGCATCAAGTGCGACATCCCCATCGATCTGCCGCACCCCCGCTCCTACAAGGTCAAGACCACCCCGGAGTTCGCCGCCTACAAGGAGCGGTTGACCGAGGAGATTCGCGTCGAGACCATCAAGGCCGTGACCATGGAGCGTTGA
- a CDS encoding YMGG-like glycine zipper-containing protein yields the protein MVKKLAVIVVGGLVLAGCSNLSHREQRTLSGGAIGAAGGAAVGALTGGSAVMGGVIGGAAGAAVGALTSNNGKHR from the coding sequence ATGGTGAAGAAACTGGCAGTGATCGTGGTTGGCGGCCTTGTCCTGGCGGGCTGCTCGAACCTCAGCCACCGCGAACAGCGCACGCTGTCGGGTGGCGCCATCGGTGCCGCGGGCGGTGCCGCGGTCGGCGCCCTCACGGGGGGCAGCGCCGTGATGGGCGGCGTGATTGGTGGCGCCGCCGGTGCCGCGGTGGGCGCCCTGACCTCCAACAACGGCAAGCACCGGTAA
- a CDS encoding GNAT family N-acetyltransferase: MMISLEEPRHDAAIEALLDRSFGPDRFKKTAYKLREGVAPIPELGFVAIEHDELGNEILEGTIRYWPVTIGGTVPALLLGPIAVSDRLQGGGLGSKLIRMSLNKAAALGHRAVILVGDAPYYARFGFTRELTLDMSLPGPVDLDRFLGLELVPGALAGAAGMVTAPAADEGYGVPANEDARPAAGGTALFPRLISPLVSVFAASPRELAESRLWHARTA; the protein is encoded by the coding sequence ATGATGATCTCCCTGGAAGAGCCGCGGCACGACGCGGCGATCGAAGCCCTGCTCGACCGGTCCTTCGGCCCGGATCGTTTCAAGAAGACCGCCTACAAGCTGCGGGAGGGCGTCGCCCCGATCCCGGAACTCGGTTTCGTCGCCATCGAGCATGACGAGCTGGGGAACGAGATCCTGGAGGGCACGATCCGCTACTGGCCGGTGACCATCGGCGGCACCGTGCCGGCGCTTCTGCTCGGCCCGATCGCCGTGTCGGACCGGCTGCAGGGCGGCGGGCTCGGCAGCAAGCTGATCCGGATGAGCCTGAACAAGGCGGCGGCGCTGGGCCACCGGGCGGTGATCCTGGTCGGTGATGCGCCCTATTACGCGCGGTTCGGCTTCACGCGGGAGCTGACGCTGGACATGTCGCTGCCGGGTCCGGTGGATCTCGACCGCTTCCTGGGGCTGGAGCTGGTTCCCGGCGCCTTGGCCGGTGCCGCCGGCATGGTGACCGCCCCGGCGGCGGACGAGGGCTATGGAGTGCCCGCGAACGAGGACGCGCGGCCGGCGGCCGGCGGCACCGCCTTGTTTCCGCGACTGATCTCGCCTCTGGTGTCGGTTTTCGCTGCCTCCCCGCGGGAACTTGCCGAATCCCGCCTGTGGCATGCTCGAACCGCTTGA
- the apaG gene encoding Co2+/Mg2+ efflux protein ApaG: MYTKVTRAIRVTVQPVFLDEQSMPAESRYVWAYHVRIENEGQETVRLRTRYWHITDALGRVQEVRGPGVVGEQPVLEPGGSFEYTSGTPLPTPSGIMVGSYRFETGGGEAFDVAVPAFSLDSPHQPRQLN, from the coding sequence ATGTACACGAAAGTCACCCGCGCGATCCGCGTCACCGTCCAGCCGGTCTTTCTCGACGAGCAGTCCATGCCCGCCGAAAGCCGCTATGTCTGGGCCTATCACGTCCGGATCGAGAACGAAGGCCAGGAAACCGTCCGGCTGCGCACACGCTATTGGCACATCACCGACGCGCTGGGGCGCGTCCAGGAGGTCCGCGGGCCGGGGGTGGTGGGCGAACAGCCGGTGCTGGAGCCCGGGGGAAGCTTCGAATACACCAGCGGAACGCCGCTTCCCACGCCATCCGGCATCATGGTCGGCTCCTACCGGTTCGAGACGGGCGGCGGCGAGGCCTTCGACGTGGCGGTTCCCGCCTTCTCGCTGGACAGCCCGCACCAGCCCCGCCAGCTGAACTGA
- the folE gene encoding GTP cyclohydrolase I FolE codes for MLRGPGHPADTNHGTTARPTRAEAEEAVRTLIRWAGDDPSREGLVGTPDRVVRSYEEFFAGYAVDPEDILKRTFEETDGYDEMVVLRDIRLESYCEHHMVPIIGKAHVAYLPRNRVVGISKLARLVEAYAKRLQIQEKMTAQIANAIDQVLQPEGVAVVIEAQHQCMTTRGVHKTGVTMVTSRMLGAFRSDPSTRREFLSMIGNPGSRAE; via the coding sequence ATTCTTCGCGGCCCCGGCCACCCGGCCGACACCAACCACGGCACGACCGCGCGCCCCACCCGCGCCGAAGCCGAGGAGGCCGTCCGCACGCTGATCCGCTGGGCCGGCGACGACCCGTCGCGCGAGGGTCTGGTCGGCACGCCCGACCGGGTGGTCCGCTCCTACGAGGAGTTCTTTGCCGGCTACGCCGTCGATCCCGAGGACATCCTCAAGCGCACCTTCGAGGAGACCGACGGCTACGACGAGATGGTCGTCCTGCGCGACATCCGGCTGGAGTCCTACTGCGAGCACCACATGGTGCCGATCATCGGCAAGGCCCACGTCGCCTATCTGCCCCGCAACCGCGTGGTCGGCATCTCCAAGCTGGCGCGGCTCGTCGAGGCCTACGCCAAGCGCCTGCAAATCCAGGAGAAGATGACGGCGCAGATCGCCAACGCCATCGATCAGGTGCTCCAGCCCGAAGGCGTCGCCGTGGTGATCGAGGCGCAGCACCAGTGCATGACCACCCGCGGTGTGCACAAGACCGGAGTCACCATGGTGACCAGCCGGATGCTGGGCGCCTTCCGCAGCGACCCGTCGACCCGGCGCGAGTTCCTGTCGATGATCGGCAACCCCGGCTCGCGCGCGGAGTGA
- a CDS encoding response regulator yields the protein MVPRTLLVVDDDPTLEGRVQDALPVCRIVAAGGVTDALEAVRAHRPPVVALSVDLAQLTESPNGGGDGLDALSLILGEAPSIKVIALAPRDQRVLAVRAVARGAHEVCGKPIDAQELAGVVQRAFQRADLELEGRRLAIGDAPPTLRVLRDETERRALLDSLARSGGNLSATARLLGVSRPTLYSLLRQHGIRAD from the coding sequence ATGGTCCCACGCACGCTGCTCGTCGTCGATGACGATCCGACCCTGGAAGGCCGGGTTCAGGATGCGCTGCCGGTGTGCCGGATCGTCGCCGCGGGCGGCGTGACGGACGCGCTGGAGGCGGTGCGGGCGCACCGGCCGCCGGTGGTGGCCTTGTCGGTCGATCTGGCCCAGCTGACCGAATCGCCGAACGGAGGCGGCGACGGTCTGGACGCCCTGTCGCTGATCCTGGGCGAGGCGCCGTCTATCAAGGTCATCGCGCTCGCCCCGCGCGACCAGCGGGTGCTGGCGGTGCGCGCGGTGGCCCGCGGCGCCCACGAGGTGTGCGGCAAGCCGATCGACGCGCAGGAGCTGGCCGGGGTGGTGCAGCGCGCCTTCCAGCGCGCCGACCTGGAGCTGGAAGGGCGCCGGCTGGCCATCGGGGACGCGCCGCCGACCCTGCGCGTCCTGCGCGACGAGACGGAACGGCGCGCCCTGCTCGATTCGCTGGCCCGCTCCGGCGGCAACCTGTCGGCGACGGCGCGCCTTCTGGGGGTCAGCCGCCCGACGCTCTACAGCCTGCTGCGTCAGCACGGCATCCGCGCCGATTAG
- the ybaK gene encoding Cys-tRNA(Pro) deacylase gives MAAKVTPAVNAAKAAGIAHRLMEYEYDPSADAIGLHAAAAMGLDPAVVYKTLIVQLEPKALACVVIPVAAKLDLKALAAAAGAKKADLADPALAERTTGYMVGGISPLGQRKALPTFIDSSAESLPEIVVNGGRRGLQIALAPADLARATKAVVRRIVVQ, from the coding sequence ATGGCGGCGAAGGTCACACCGGCGGTGAACGCGGCGAAGGCGGCGGGGATTGCCCACCGCCTGATGGAGTATGAGTACGACCCCTCGGCGGACGCCATCGGCCTGCACGCCGCGGCCGCCATGGGGCTGGACCCGGCGGTGGTCTACAAGACGCTGATCGTCCAGCTGGAACCGAAGGCGCTGGCCTGCGTCGTCATCCCCGTCGCGGCGAAGCTCGACCTGAAGGCGCTGGCCGCCGCCGCCGGGGCGAAAAAGGCCGATCTCGCCGACCCCGCCCTGGCGGAGCGCACCACCGGCTACATGGTCGGCGGCATCAGCCCGCTCGGCCAGCGCAAGGCCCTGCCCACCTTCATCGATTCCAGCGCCGAGAGCCTGCCGGAGATCGTCGTCAACGGCGGGCGCCGCGGTCTGCAGATCGCCCTGGCCCCGGCGGATCTGGCCCGCGCCACCAAGGCCGTGGTGCGGCGGATCGTGGTGCAGTAG